In Streptococcus respiraculi, one DNA window encodes the following:
- the cysS gene encoding cysteine--tRNA ligase codes for MIRIYDTMTRSLREFVPLEAGKVKMYVCGPTVYNYIHVGNARSTVAFDTIRRYFEYRGFEVTYISNFTDVDDKIINRAKEEGITPQEIAEKYIAAFTADVEKLGVKPATKHPRVMHFMEEIVVFIEELIAKDYAYEAGGDVYFRVEKSKNYAALANKTLEDLVLGASGRTDEETARKENPVDFALWKSAKAGEISWDSPWGAGRPGWHIECSVMATEILGDTIDIHGGGADLEFPHHTNEIAQSEAKTGQTFANYWMHNGFVNIDNVKMSKSLGNFITVHDALETVDGQVLRFFFATQHYRKPINFTEKGVLDAEVNLKYLKNTYEQSFTDNVDMERLATFESKFCQAMDEDFNTANGITVVFEMAKWINSGNYNADIKTAFEKMVAVFGIVFEEEVLDSAIEALIEQRQAARAAKDFAKADEIRDQLAAQGIKLLDTKDGVRWTRD; via the coding sequence ATGATTAGGATTTATGATACCATGACACGAAGTCTCCGAGAGTTCGTGCCTTTAGAGGCAGGCAAGGTCAAGATGTATGTCTGTGGACCAACTGTATATAACTATATTCATGTTGGGAATGCCCGTTCGACCGTTGCTTTTGATACCATTCGGCGTTATTTTGAGTACCGTGGTTTTGAGGTGACCTATATTTCGAATTTTACCGATGTCGATGATAAGATTATTAATCGTGCCAAGGAAGAAGGAATTACGCCGCAAGAAATCGCTGAAAAATACATTGCAGCCTTTACCGCAGATGTGGAAAAATTAGGGGTTAAACCTGCTACTAAACACCCTCGCGTTATGCACTTTATGGAGGAAATTGTAGTCTTTATCGAGGAATTGATTGCAAAAGACTATGCCTATGAGGCAGGAGGGGATGTCTATTTCCGTGTTGAAAAGTCAAAAAACTATGCAGCCTTAGCCAATAAAACGCTGGAAGATTTAGTGTTAGGAGCTAGTGGTCGGACAGATGAAGAAACAGCCCGTAAGGAAAATCCAGTAGACTTTGCCCTCTGGAAATCGGCTAAAGCAGGTGAGATTTCATGGGATAGCCCTTGGGGAGCAGGCCGTCCGGGTTGGCATATTGAATGTTCTGTTATGGCGACAGAAATTTTGGGAGACACGATTGATATTCATGGTGGTGGTGCAGATTTGGAATTCCCTCACCATACCAATGAAATCGCCCAGTCAGAAGCCAAAACAGGGCAGACCTTTGCCAATTATTGGATGCACAATGGCTTTGTCAATATTGATAATGTCAAAATGTCTAAATCTTTGGGTAACTTTATTACTGTTCACGATGCACTTGAAACGGTTGACGGACAGGTCTTGCGCTTCTTTTTTGCTACTCAACATTACAGAAAACCCATTAATTTTACCGAAAAAGGGGTGCTAGACGCAGAAGTCAATCTCAAGTATTTGAAAAATACTTATGAGCAATCTTTTACTGACAATGTGGATATGGAACGCTTAGCGACATTTGAAAGTAAATTTTGCCAGGCGATGGATGAAGACTTTAACACGGCAAATGGAATTACCGTCGTCTTTGAAATGGCCAAGTGGATCAATTCTGGAAATTATAATGCGGACATAAAAACGGCATTTGAGAAAATGGTAGCAGTCTTTGGGATTGTTTTTGAGGAAGAGGTGTTAGATAGTGCGATTGAAGCCTTGATTGAACAACGTCAAGCAGCACGGGCAGCCAAAGACTTTGCAAAGGCAGATGAGATTCGTGATCAACTAGCTGCACAGGGAATCAAGCTTCTTGATACCAAGGACGGAGTGAGGTGGACGCGTGATTGA
- the pnp gene encoding polyribonucleotide nucleotidyltransferase, which translates to MVKQTFEMTFAGRPLVVEVGQVAKQANGSVVVRYGESTVLTAAVMSKKMATGDFFPLQVNYEEKMYAAGKFPGGFNKREGRPSTDATLTARLIDRPIRPMFAEGFRNEVQVINTVLSYDENASAPMAAMFGSSLALSISDIPFNGPIAGVQVGYVDGELIINPTKEETEVSLLELTVAGTKDAINMVESGAKELSEDVMLEALLKGHEAVKELIAFQEEIVAQVGKEKAEVELLHVDQDLQAEIIAAYNSDLQKAVQVEEKLAREAATNAVKEQVTTAYAEKYADHEEFDRIMRDVAEILEQMEHAEVRRLITEDKVRPDGRRVDEIRPLEAAVDFLPRVHGSGLFTRGQTQALSVLTLAPMGETQIVDGLDPEYKKRFLHHYNFPQYSVGETGRYGAPGRREIGHGALGERALEQVLPSLEEFPYAIRLVAEVLESNGSSSQASICAGTLALMAGGVPIKAPVAGIAMGLISDGTNYTVLTDIQGLEDHFGDMDFKVAGTRDGITALQMDIKIEGITAEILQEALAQAKKARFEILDVIEEAIPAVRPDLAPTAPKIDTIKIDVDKIKIVIGKGGETIDKIIAETGVKIDIDEEGNVAIYSSDRDAINRAKEIIAGLVREAKVDEVYRAKVVRIEKFGAFVNLFDKTDALVHVSEMAWTRVNKVEDLVQIGDEVDVKVIKIDEKGRVDASMKVLLPRPEKIEQAEPREKTDRPRRPREKKENSNFGEFKFHKVEK; encoded by the coding sequence ATGGTAAAACAAACATTTGAAATGACGTTTGCAGGCCGTCCGCTCGTTGTTGAGGTCGGTCAGGTCGCAAAACAAGCAAACGGAAGCGTCGTTGTCCGCTACGGCGAAAGTACAGTCCTCACTGCGGCTGTCATGTCGAAAAAAATGGCAACAGGAGACTTTTTCCCTCTTCAAGTCAACTATGAGGAGAAGATGTATGCAGCTGGGAAATTCCCAGGAGGCTTTAACAAGCGTGAAGGTCGTCCGTCAACAGATGCAACCTTGACCGCTCGTTTGATTGACCGTCCGATTCGTCCGATGTTCGCTGAAGGCTTCCGCAACGAAGTGCAGGTCATTAACACTGTCTTGTCTTATGATGAAAATGCAAGCGCCCCAATGGCAGCGATGTTTGGTAGCTCTCTTGCCTTGTCTATCTCAGATATTCCCTTTAACGGCCCAATCGCAGGTGTTCAAGTCGGCTATGTGGACGGGGAATTGATCATCAATCCAACCAAGGAAGAGACTGAAGTTTCCTTGTTAGAGTTAACCGTGGCTGGAACGAAAGATGCCATTAACATGGTTGAGTCTGGTGCGAAAGAACTTTCAGAAGATGTCATGCTTGAAGCCCTTCTAAAGGGTCACGAAGCGGTGAAAGAATTGATAGCCTTCCAAGAGGAAATCGTAGCACAAGTCGGCAAGGAGAAAGCAGAAGTTGAATTGCTCCATGTGGATCAAGACTTGCAAGCTGAAATCATTGCAGCCTATAACAGCGACTTGCAAAAAGCGGTTCAAGTAGAAGAAAAATTAGCCCGTGAAGCAGCAACCAATGCGGTGAAAGAGCAAGTGACCACTGCCTATGCAGAAAAGTATGCAGACCATGAAGAATTTGACCGCATTATGCGCGATGTGGCGGAGATTCTAGAACAAATGGAACACGCAGAAGTGCGCCGCTTGATTACAGAAGACAAGGTTCGTCCTGACGGTCGCCGTGTGGATGAAATTCGTCCGCTTGAAGCTGCGGTTGACTTCTTGCCGCGTGTGCATGGTTCAGGTCTCTTCACTCGTGGACAAACCCAAGCCTTGTCTGTCTTGACCTTGGCACCAATGGGAGAAACACAAATTGTGGATGGCTTGGACCCTGAGTATAAAAAACGTTTCTTACACCATTACAATTTCCCTCAATATTCTGTAGGGGAAACTGGACGTTACGGTGCGCCAGGTCGTCGTGAAATTGGTCACGGTGCTCTTGGGGAACGCGCTCTTGAGCAAGTATTGCCAAGTCTTGAAGAATTCCCATACGCCATTCGTCTGGTAGCAGAAGTGCTTGAATCGAACGGTTCGTCTTCACAAGCCTCTATCTGTGCAGGAACACTTGCCCTTATGGCTGGTGGTGTGCCAATTAAGGCTCCTGTCGCAGGGATTGCCATGGGCTTGATTTCAGATGGGACCAACTATACTGTCTTGACGGATATCCAAGGTCTTGAAGACCACTTTGGAGATATGGACTTTAAAGTAGCTGGTACACGTGACGGAATTACTGCTCTTCAAATGGATATCAAGATAGAGGGAATTACAGCAGAAATCCTGCAAGAAGCCCTTGCTCAGGCCAAGAAAGCTCGCTTTGAAATCTTGGATGTCATTGAAGAAGCTATTCCAGCTGTGCGTCCAGATTTAGCACCAACTGCGCCGAAGATTGATACCATTAAGATTGATGTGGATAAAATCAAGATTGTCATCGGTAAAGGTGGCGAAACGATTGATAAGATTATCGCAGAGACAGGTGTCAAGATTGATATTGACGAAGAAGGGAACGTAGCGATTTACTCAAGTGACCGCGATGCTATTAACCGTGCCAAAGAAATCATCGCAGGCTTGGTGCGTGAAGCTAAAGTTGATGAAGTCTACCGTGCTAAGGTTGTCCGCATTGAAAAATTCGGTGCCTTTGTGAACCTCTTTGACAAGACAGATGCCCTTGTCCATGTATCTGAAATGGCTTGGACTCGTGTGAACAAAGTCGAAGATTTGGTGCAAATCGGCGATGAAGTGGATGTCAAAGTCATCAAGATTGATGAAAAAGGCCGCGTGGATGCGTCCATGAAAGTTCTCCTTCCTCGACCAGAGAAGATTGAGCAAGCAGAACCAAGAGAAAAAACAGACCGCCCACGTCGTCCAAGAGAAAAGAAAGAAAATAGCAATTTTGGGGAATTCAAGTTCCACAAGGTTGAAAAATAG
- the cysE gene encoding serine O-acetyltransferase, translated as MGWWKDTIEIVKEKDPAARTTLEVLLTYPGVKALAAHRVSHFLWRHNLKLLARMHSQFWRFWTQIEIHPGAQIASGVFIDHGAGLVIGETAEIESGVMLYHGVTLGGTGKDCGKRHPTVRRGALISAHSQVIGPIEIGENAKVGAAAVVLSDVPADVTVVGMPAKIVRIHGKKDEEAIRPLQEAREASYYSAKL; from the coding sequence ATGGGTTGGTGGAAAGACACCATTGAGATTGTAAAAGAAAAAGATCCAGCAGCACGTACGACTTTAGAAGTGCTCTTAACCTATCCAGGGGTCAAAGCCCTTGCTGCCCATCGGGTATCGCATTTTCTATGGCGGCACAATTTAAAGTTGCTGGCACGGATGCACAGCCAATTTTGGCGTTTTTGGACGCAGATAGAGATTCACCCAGGTGCACAAATTGCAAGCGGGGTCTTTATTGATCATGGGGCAGGATTGGTCATTGGGGAAACAGCTGAGATTGAATCAGGTGTTATGCTCTACCACGGAGTGACCCTTGGAGGGACTGGAAAAGATTGTGGAAAGCGGCATCCGACTGTGCGCAGAGGTGCCCTTATCTCAGCCCATTCTCAAGTGATTGGCCCCATTGAAATTGGTGAAAATGCCAAGGTCGGAGCAGCAGCGGTGGTTCTGTCAGATGTACCAGCAGATGTGACGGTCGTTGGCATGCCGGCAAAAATTGTTCGGATTCATGGCAAAAAAGATGAAGAAGCAATCCGTCCCTTACAGGAAGCACGAGAAGCAAGTTATTATTCTGCCAAGTTGTAA
- the def gene encoding peptide deformylase has translation MSVIERLTKASHLIDMDDIIREGHPTLRKIAEEVQLPLSDEEIILGEKMLQFLKHSQDPVMAEKMKLRGGVGLAAPQIDVSKRIIAVLVPNPEDEEGNPPAEAYALKEVMYNPKIVSHSIQEAAMEGGEGCLSVDREVPGYVVRHARVTVEYFDKNGEKHRIKLKGFNAIVVQHEIDHINGIMFYDRINPEHPFAIKEGMLVIE, from the coding sequence ATGTCTGTAATTGAACGTTTAACAAAAGCTAGCCACTTAATCGATATGGACGATATTATCCGTGAAGGACATCCAACCTTGCGCAAGATTGCAGAAGAGGTCCAACTTCCACTGTCTGATGAGGAGATTATCTTAGGCGAAAAAATGCTCCAATTCCTCAAGCATTCCCAGGACCCTGTTATGGCAGAAAAAATGAAGCTCCGTGGTGGAGTTGGTCTTGCAGCGCCACAAATCGATGTGTCAAAACGCATCATTGCGGTTCTTGTGCCAAATCCCGAAGACGAAGAGGGCAATCCACCGGCTGAGGCATACGCACTAAAAGAAGTCATGTACAATCCGAAAATCGTCTCTCATTCCATTCAAGAGGCCGCTATGGAAGGCGGAGAAGGCTGCCTATCCGTTGACCGAGAAGTCCCTGGCTACGTCGTACGTCATGCCCGCGTAACAGTGGAATATTTCGATAAAAATGGGGAAAAACACCGCATCAAACTCAAAGGCTTTAACGCCATTGTCGTCCAACATGAAATTGACCATATCAACGGCATCATGTTCTACGACCGTATCAATCCAGAACATCCATTTGCCATTAAAGAAGGAATGCTCGTGATTGAGTAA
- the rpsO gene encoding 30S ribosomal protein S15, with translation MAISKEKKNEIMAQYARHEGDTGSVEVQVAVLTWEINHLNDHIKQHKKDHATYRGLMKKIGRRRNLLAYLRKTDVNRYRELIHSLGLRR, from the coding sequence ATGGCAATCTCAAAAGAGAAAAAAAATGAAATCATGGCGCAATACGCTCGCCATGAAGGTGATACTGGTTCAGTTGAAGTACAAGTAGCTGTGCTTACTTGGGAAATCAACCACTTGAACGACCACATCAAACAACACAAAAAAGACCACGCAACTTACCGTGGATTGATGAAAAAAATCGGTCGCCGTCGTAACTTGTTGGCTTACTTGCGTAAGACAGACGTTAACCGTTACCGCGAATTGATTCATTCATTAGGTCTTCGTCGTTAA
- a CDS encoding uracil-xanthine permease family protein yields MKESVRLLLDVDEKPSFGQGILLSFQHVFAMFGATILVPLILGMPVSVALFASGVGTLIYQVATQFKVPVYLGSSFAYISAMALAIKELNGDVSAAQTGVLFVGLIYVLIAALVKVIGTKWIDSLLPPIVIGPMIIVIGLGLANSAVTNAGFVADGDWRKVLAAIATFLIAAFVNTKGKGFMKIVPFLIAIIGGYVVALALGLVDFTPVLEAPWLELPRFYLPFKTGVFEQYKLYFGPEMLAILPIAVVTVAEHIGDHTVLSQICGRQFLKNPGLNRTLIGDGVATAVSAFIGGPANTTYGENTGVIGMTRIASVSVIRNAALIAIAFSFLGKFTALISTIPSAVLGGMSILLYGVIASNGLKVLIESRVDFGQVRNLIIASSMLVLGLGGAVLNIGAITLSGTALSAIVGIILNLILPREAQK; encoded by the coding sequence ATGAAAGAATCAGTTCGTTTATTGCTGGATGTGGATGAAAAGCCGTCATTTGGCCAAGGTATTTTGCTCAGTTTTCAGCACGTGTTTGCCATGTTTGGTGCAACGATTCTAGTGCCCTTGATTTTGGGCATGCCGGTCTCTGTTGCTCTCTTTGCCTCAGGTGTGGGAACCTTGATTTACCAAGTTGCAACCCAGTTTAAGGTGCCGGTCTATCTCGGTTCATCCTTTGCCTATATTTCAGCGATGGCACTTGCCATTAAAGAGTTAAACGGGGATGTGTCTGCTGCTCAGACAGGGGTACTCTTTGTTGGTTTAATCTATGTCTTGATTGCAGCCTTGGTGAAAGTTATTGGGACCAAGTGGATTGATAGCCTCTTGCCACCGATTGTGATCGGTCCAATGATTATCGTTATCGGGCTTGGCTTGGCCAATTCAGCCGTGACAAATGCAGGCTTTGTCGCAGACGGAGACTGGCGCAAGGTTCTTGCAGCGATTGCGACCTTCTTAATTGCAGCCTTTGTCAATACAAAAGGAAAAGGCTTTATGAAGATTGTGCCATTTCTGATTGCGATTATCGGAGGGTACGTAGTGGCCTTGGCGCTTGGCTTGGTTGACTTTACACCTGTTCTTGAAGCTCCTTGGCTTGAATTGCCACGCTTCTATTTGCCATTTAAGACGGGTGTCTTTGAGCAATATAAACTCTACTTTGGACCAGAAATGCTTGCGATTTTACCGATTGCAGTGGTGACGGTAGCAGAGCACATCGGTGACCACACCGTCTTGAGCCAAATTTGTGGTCGTCAATTCTTGAAAAATCCAGGTTTGAATCGGACCTTGATTGGAGACGGGGTAGCGACTGCGGTATCTGCCTTTATCGGAGGTCCTGCCAATACGACCTACGGAGAAAATACAGGAGTTATCGGCATGACGCGTATCGCTTCTGTATCGGTGATTCGTAATGCCGCACTTATTGCGATTGCTTTTAGTTTCCTTGGGAAATTCACTGCCCTAATATCGACCATTCCAAGTGCAGTTCTAGGTGGGATGTCTATCCTACTCTACGGTGTTATTGCAAGTAACGGCTTGAAAGTCTTGATTGAAAGCCGAGTCGATTTTGGACAAGTTCGCAACCTCATCATCGCAAGTTCAATGCTCGTTTTGGGACTTGGTGGTGCTGTCTTAAATATCGGAGCAATCACCCTTTCAGGAACGGCGCTGAGTGCGATTGTGGGAATCATCCTCAACTTGATTTTGCCACGTGAAGCGCAGAAATAG
- a CDS encoding aminopeptidase, which yields MVLPNFKENLAKYAKLLVSTGINVQPGHTVSLTISVDQAELARLIVKEAYAKGAVEVLVNWQDDVILRERYLNVPIERLETISEQRIAEMNYILDHKASRLVVLSEDPGALDGIDPEKLSRATRATSIALNPMRQATQANKISWTLGAAAGLEWAKKVFPDAVSDEEAVDLLWDQIFKTCRVYADDPVAAWKEHEERLVAKAAILNKEQFVKLHYTAPGTDLTLGMPKNHLWEAAGSINAQGEHFIANMPTEEVFTAPDYRVADGYVTSTKPLSYNGNIIEGIKVTFKDGEIVDVTAEKGDEVMKKLVFDNAGARALGEVALVPDQSPISQSGVIFFNTLFDENASNHLAIGQAYAFSIEGGVDMTNEELEAEGLNRSDVHVDFMIGSNKMNIDGIREDGTAVPIFRNGEWAI from the coding sequence ATGGTATTACCAAATTTTAAAGAAAACCTAGCAAAATATGCGAAGTTACTCGTTTCAACAGGAATCAATGTGCAACCAGGTCATACAGTTTCCTTGACCATTAGTGTCGATCAAGCGGAATTGGCTCGCTTGATTGTCAAAGAAGCCTATGCCAAAGGGGCTGTAGAAGTGCTTGTCAACTGGCAAGATGATGTCATTTTGCGTGAGCGCTACTTGAATGTACCGATTGAGCGTCTAGAGACCATTTCTGAGCAACGGATTGCTGAGATGAATTATATTCTAGACCATAAAGCTAGTCGCTTGGTGGTGTTATCTGAAGACCCAGGTGCTTTGGACGGTATTGACCCAGAAAAGCTCTCTCGTGCGACACGCGCAACAAGCATTGCCTTAAATCCAATGCGTCAAGCGACTCAAGCCAACAAAATCAGCTGGACTTTGGGGGCAGCTGCAGGACTAGAGTGGGCGAAGAAAGTCTTTCCAGATGCTGTAAGTGATGAAGAAGCCGTTGACCTTCTTTGGGACCAGATTTTCAAAACTTGCCGTGTCTATGCTGATGATCCGGTAGCTGCATGGAAAGAGCATGAAGAGCGCCTTGTAGCTAAAGCTGCTATTTTGAACAAAGAACAGTTTGTTAAACTCCACTATACTGCACCAGGTACAGACTTGACACTCGGTATGCCGAAGAACCACTTGTGGGAAGCAGCTGGCTCTATCAATGCTCAAGGGGAACACTTTATCGCCAATATGCCAACAGAAGAAGTCTTTACAGCGCCTGATTACCGAGTAGCAGATGGTTATGTGACCTCAACCAAGCCACTCAGCTACAATGGAAATATCATCGAAGGTATCAAAGTGACTTTCAAAGACGGTGAGATTGTTGATGTTACCGCTGAAAAAGGTGATGAAGTCATGAAGAAATTGGTCTTTGATAATGCTGGCGCCCGCGCTCTCGGTGAGGTTGCCCTCGTACCAGACCAAAGCCCGATTTCTCAATCAGGTGTGATTTTCTTCAATACCCTCTTTGATGAAAATGCTTCAAACCACTTGGCAATTGGTCAAGCCTATGCCTTCAGTATTGAAGGTGGTGTTGACATGACCAATGAGGAATTAGAAGCAGAAGGTCTTAACCGTTCAGATGTCCATGTGGACTTCATGATTGGTTCAAACAAAATGAACATTGACGGAATCCGTGAAGACGGAACAGCTGTGCCAATCTTCCGCAACGGTGAGTGGGCGATTTAA
- a CDS encoding pseudouridine synthase, which yields MRLDKFLVECGIGSRTEVKKILKSGRVTVNQAVEKSAKVQIDEQKDQIAYQGDVLTYEKFVYYLLNKPKGVISATEDDKHRTVLDLLDDTARHKEVFPVGRLDIDTHGLLLLTNNGALAHEMLSPKKHVDKVYQAEVAGVMTVEDIERFARGIELKDVTCQPADLEILEVREETQATCVQIRIAEGKFHQVKRMVAACGKQVTDLKRLSMGPLRLDERLLLGEWRRLTVAELESLAIFGVEL from the coding sequence ATGCGTCTGGATAAATTTTTAGTAGAATGTGGTATTGGCTCTCGAACAGAGGTCAAGAAAATCCTCAAATCAGGCAGGGTGACGGTCAATCAAGCGGTGGAAAAATCTGCCAAGGTCCAGATTGATGAACAGAAAGACCAGATTGCCTATCAGGGCGACGTTTTGACCTATGAGAAATTTGTCTACTATCTCTTAAATAAGCCAAAAGGTGTGATTTCTGCAACAGAAGATGATAAACACCGGACAGTCTTGGATTTGCTAGATGATACCGCTAGACATAAAGAAGTCTTCCCTGTTGGACGACTCGACATTGACACGCATGGACTCTTACTGTTGACCAATAATGGAGCATTGGCCCATGAAATGTTATCACCTAAAAAGCATGTGGACAAGGTCTATCAGGCTGAAGTGGCAGGTGTCATGACAGTAGAAGATATTGAACGCTTTGCGCGTGGAATCGAGCTAAAAGACGTTACCTGCCAGCCCGCTGATTTGGAAATTTTAGAGGTAAGGGAAGAGACGCAAGCCACGTGCGTGCAGATCCGTATTGCAGAAGGCAAATTCCACCAAGTTAAACGCATGGTGGCAGCCTGTGGCAAACAAGTGACGGATTTAAAGCGTCTTAGCATGGGGCCGTTACGCTTGGATGAGAGACTCCTCTTAGGAGAATGGCGCAGACTAACCGTAGCCGAGTTGGAAAGCCTCGCTATATTTGGAGTAGAGTTATAA
- a CDS encoding SP_0198 family lipoprotein, which yields MKFTKIISFTTVAAFLLFLVACGNTQNQTAPASSSPASTVNATSQTSSIVSSQATSASSATTPAAATQTGDLDGTYKGRDEEDEVTLVITGTSGTWTQVEPDGEQEIKNVTIDPSNQRIIIGDDTERYFLDGNTLTIEDISEDDFNDTVVLTKQ from the coding sequence ATGAAATTTACAAAAATTATATCATTCACTACTGTAGCTGCCTTTTTACTCTTCCTTGTGGCCTGCGGAAACACACAAAATCAAACTGCACCTGCAAGCTCTAGCCCTGCTAGTACCGTGAACGCAACTTCTCAGACCTCATCTATAGTATCAAGCCAAGCAACCTCTGCTTCTTCGGCAACTACTCCAGCAGCTGCCACACAAACTGGTGACTTGGACGGAACCTATAAAGGACGCGACGAAGAAGACGAAGTAACCCTTGTCATCACTGGAACATCTGGTACTTGGACTCAGGTTGAACCAGATGGTGAGCAAGAAATCAAAAATGTCACGATTGACCCAAGCAATCAGCGTATCATCATCGGTGACGATACCGAGCGTTATTTCTTAGACGGCAACACATTGACTATTGAAGATATCAGCGAAGATGACTTTAACGATACAGTTGTCTTGACCAAACAGTAA
- a CDS encoding GlsB/YeaQ/YmgE family stress response membrane protein — MIGSLLVGLLVAIIAAAITNRGEKMGCIGKILLGLAGAWVGQLLFGDWGPHIADTAIVPSVLGAVILLAIFWERGS; from the coding sequence ATGATTGGAAGTTTACTGGTTGGCTTGCTTGTAGCAATCATTGCTGCAGCTATTACCAACCGTGGTGAAAAAATGGGCTGTATTGGCAAGATTCTTTTAGGACTTGCTGGTGCCTGGGTCGGCCAGCTCCTCTTTGGAGACTGGGGACCCCATATTGCAGACACAGCTATCGTTCCTTCCGTATTAGGAGCTGTTATCCTTCTAGCCATTTTTTGGGAACGAGGGAGTTAA
- a CDS encoding MFS transporter gives MKTFLGKWSVLALSSMLVSAFSVSPALPLMLEHFKNYPKEQVEVLISTPSFFVLVVLLLNRPLNRLFNEGQMIVTGLLMMSLGGMLPLVAQEYWIVVLSRMCFGLGVGMINAKAISMISERYEGVERIQMLGFRGSSEVVGSAFFTMLVGQLIKSKWSYAFAIYGFGLIVLLFYLFFVPKKKAPVVNESASYAPLSPFLRLQALELALFAGWNVCISSCISLRIPLIVTESGLGTPSSASLVLSLYQLVGIVSGLAFAPLLKKCGSRLLALSYLALALSTLGIALSSQLVFLAFTALGAGFVNSVLMTAVFHELAEEMPAPLLNNATAIVLVGCNLGGALSPYVLKGIGLLGEHYPFIFSVFAVSCISFALLAFMTINRRKSDASG, from the coding sequence GTGAAAACGTTTCTGGGAAAATGGAGTGTTTTAGCCCTCTCATCCATGTTGGTTTCAGCTTTTTCAGTTTCACCAGCCCTGCCCTTGATGTTGGAGCATTTTAAGAACTATCCGAAAGAGCAGGTCGAAGTTCTGATTTCCACGCCATCCTTTTTTGTTTTGGTGGTTCTGCTGCTGAATCGCCCGCTCAACCGTCTATTCAATGAAGGTCAGATGATTGTGACTGGACTTTTGATGATGAGTCTAGGAGGGATGTTGCCTCTCGTAGCGCAGGAGTATTGGATTGTCGTTCTATCTCGGATGTGCTTTGGTCTCGGTGTCGGCATGATCAATGCCAAGGCGATTTCTATGATTAGCGAGCGGTATGAAGGTGTAGAACGCATTCAGATGTTGGGCTTTCGAGGTTCGTCAGAAGTGGTCGGATCAGCCTTTTTTACCATGCTAGTGGGGCAATTGATTAAAAGCAAGTGGAGCTACGCATTTGCCATTTATGGCTTTGGTCTCATCGTTTTGCTGTTCTATCTCTTTTTTGTTCCCAAAAAGAAAGCACCAGTAGTGAATGAGTCGGCTTCCTATGCTCCATTAAGCCCTTTCTTACGTTTACAGGCACTGGAGCTGGCCCTTTTTGCAGGTTGGAATGTCTGTATTAGTTCCTGCATTAGTCTGCGAATACCCCTGATTGTGACAGAGAGTGGTCTTGGAACGCCCTCGTCTGCTAGTTTGGTCCTCAGCCTTTATCAGCTGGTTGGGATTGTCTCGGGTCTTGCTTTTGCTCCGCTTTTGAAAAAATGTGGCTCGCGCTTGCTCGCTCTATCCTATCTCGCCCTAGCTTTATCAACTCTAGGGATTGCCCTTTCATCGCAGCTTGTGTTTCTTGCTTTTACTGCGCTAGGTGCAGGGTTTGTCAATAGTGTCCTGATGACTGCAGTCTTTCATGAATTGGCAGAAGAAATGCCTGCGCCCCTTCTTAACAATGCAACGGCAATCGTGCTAGTAGGCTGCAATCTAGGCGGTGCCTTGTCTCCCTATGTCCTAAAAGGAATTGGACTTCTAGGAGAACATTATCCGTTTATTTTTAGCGTTTTTGCAGTTAGCTGTATCAGCTTTGCCTTGCTTGCTTTTATGACAATCAATAGGAGGAAATCAGATGCGTCTGGATAA
- a CDS encoding Mini-ribonuclease 3, whose translation MIDVTLINGIALAFEGDAVYSMYIRRHLIFKGLTKPNHLHREANRYVSAKAQAALISKMLDEEFLSEKEVDIYKRGRNTNSHTKAKNADVVTYRMSTGFEAVLGYLHMTNQMERLEEVINWCIENG comes from the coding sequence GTGATTGATGTAACACTCATCAATGGGATTGCTCTTGCGTTTGAGGGGGATGCCGTCTATTCCATGTATATTCGTAGGCACTTGATTTTTAAAGGCTTGACCAAGCCTAATCACTTGCACAGAGAAGCCAACCGATATGTTTCTGCTAAAGCGCAAGCTGCGCTCATCTCTAAAATGCTGGACGAGGAATTTCTCAGCGAAAAGGAAGTTGACATCTACAAACGTGGTCGCAATACTAACAGCCACACTAAAGCAAAAAATGCGGATGTCGTGACTTATCGCATGTCTACTGGTTTTGAAGCGGTGCTTGGTTACCTCCACATGACGAATCAAATGGAACGACTTGAGGAAGTAATTAACTGGTGTATCGAAAATGGATAG